The Ornithorhynchus anatinus isolate Pmale09 chromosome 11, mOrnAna1.pri.v4, whole genome shotgun sequence genomic interval TCCCTagatctgtgctgtatccactggatCCTGCTTCTTTTCCAGTAATCTGACAGAAGCCAAATCTTGTGAAGTTTCCCAGGTAACAGTGACCACAAAGCAGACCACGAAGCTTGGGGAGCAGTCTGTGAGTATCTGTCCCCCACCGACTCCCACTCTCCCCCAACTAAATCCGGTGTCTCTGAACTTTCTCTCCTGGTGACAGGAGTGCACTGGGgctatgaggaaaccaagactttCCTGGCGATCCTTAACGAGACTCGGTTTTACGAGACCCTCCGGGCCGTCCACCGCAACAGCCAGGTGTACGGGGCGGTGGCAGAAAGGCTCCGGGAGTGCGGCTTCCTGCGGACGGCGGAGCAGTGCCGGACCAAGTTCAAAGGACTCCAGAAGAGCTACCGCCGGGTCAGGAGCGGCCACGTGCTGGAGCCCTGCGCCTTCTATGAGGAGATGGATGCCCTGATGaatgcccgggccccgggcccctccaGGGATGCACTGGAGATGTCCAGCCCTCCCCTGAGGCAAGGGGGAGGCGGTGGTGATGCAGAGGAGCAGGAGCCTGGGGGCTGGGATCCTGAGGAGCCTGCTGAAGCAATGGGGGAGGATTCTGATGGGGAAGGAATGGGTTTTGAAGAGCCTGACGTTCCTGGAGCTCCAACGCTGTTCCAGAGCCTGAGTGGTACATATCTTAGTGTGTGTctgtctgctgtctgtctccaccacccCTGACCCACCCACCTACAGGGAGTTGGCTTACTTGGGGTATTTATAcacattgcccatccacctccacatcaaatagaaactccttagcactggctttaaagcactcagtaaccttgctccctcccatcttaccttactgattttttGCTATAACCCCGCACTCTCACTTGGCTCTTTGAACACCGGCTTACTCACTGCCCCTCGGTATCGCCTACCTCACCGCTGacacttcacccacatcctgcttctggcctggaactccttcccccttcatatctgacaggctttCCACATCTTTAaggcctttttcattcattcatttaatttgttcattcagtagtatttattgagcacttactgtgtgcaaagcacaatattgagcgcttgggagagtacactgtaacaatagatATATTCGCTGTCCCcaaaaccacatttcctccaagagaccttccccaactaagccctcatttcccttactcctcctcccttctgcattgccctttcattttgaatttgcactccttattcatcccatcctcagccccagagcacttacatccatatcaataatgtatttatttatatcatctgtctctccctctagactgtaatctccttgtgggtaggtagcacttgcccgctttgtgaccttggccaagttacttaacagttgtattgtactctcccaagggcttaattgtgagccccatcaatcaatcagttgtatttagtgaaccctttctatgttcagagcattatactaagcacttgggaggaacgATccgacataattagcagacacattccctgcccataatgagcttactgggaccgtgtccagcccaattattttgtatctaccccccgcttagtactgtgccgggCACGTAatcagcacttaaaaataccacgattattattagtatagtgctcttcacacagtaagtgctcaataaatatgactgattgactgatcggattggcagtcaggagacctgggtgccGGCTCTGGATCTGCTGTTGACCTGGCTgacttcctgactctgccacagttTTGCCCTTTTCAGGAGAGTGAAGGTGGTGATTCACACACCTCTGTACCTCATAGGGATGCTGGGAAGAGACATGAGTTTTTACAAGAGGAAAGACTTTGAACGGCTTTGAGGAAAGGctcggggtagatccaaggctaATTATTTATGTTTAAGAAGATCAGCAGACACAGTTGGTGGCACAGTATGGCTGTTTGAGGGGCGTGAAAATATCTGCCCTGGAGAACTAGCCAGAGAGGATGAAGTTAGGTGATATCAGAAGAGATCCTGGGCATTTTCAGAAAGCTTTTACAGATCAGTGACAGAAGGGGAGGCTGCTATTATTTCCGGTGCATCACTTCCCCCTGGTCTGACATCTCTGAACTTTCTCTCCTGGTGACAGGAGTGCACTGGGgctatgaggaaaccaagactttCCTGGCGATCCTTAACGAGACTCGGTTTTACGAGACCCTCCGGGCCGTCCACCGCAACAGCCAGGTGTACGGGGCGGTGGCAGAAAGGCTCCGGGAGTGCGGCTTCCTGCGGACGGCGGAGCAGTGCCGGACCAAGTTCAAAGGACTCCAGAAGAGCTACCGCCGGGTCAGGAGCGGCCACGTGCTGGAACCCTGCGCCTTCTACGAGGAGATGGATGCcttgatgagaacccaggccaccGGCCCCTCTGCTGGAATTGCTGAGGAATCCACATCTCCCCCTGGCCAAGGGGGAAGCGGTGTGGAAACAGACGAGCGAGATCCGGGGTCGTGGGATCACAAGGATGCTTCAGAAGAGGGCATGGCGGAGGAGTCCGACGGGGACGAGATTGGAATTGAAGAGCTGACTCAAGAGCCTGAGGGCTCCAGGGCTCCGGTGTTGTTCCAAAACACGAACAGTAAGACTCTCTCTCGATAGCAGTCCGGATGAGCGGGCACtaatccatctgtccatccatccatcccttgtCTCTCTACTCTCTATTCCCCACCGTACATCTCATCTGGATACATTTCAGACCCGATACAGATTCTAGGGCAAAGCTGTTCTTACGGTGACTCAAGCCATTTGCTTCCGGCTTGGACCCAAGTGTCAACACACCCCGGAAACACACACTGTGCAGCTGGGCACCTGCTTTCTAGTGGTCCCCAGCTGGGTTTCTTTCCCTTGGCATCACCACATGTTCCTATTTGGCCTAATTCATCCCTCCCAAACCAGCTCTGCCCCCGTCCACCATTAGGACATTTATAAAGTGGAGAGCTTATAAACCAGTGAGGGCTTGGGTCTGGGTGGTCAGGAGGTAGGAGAATGGGACAGATTGCTCCTCTCATGAGTGCACTGGACCCCAAGTTACTACTTGGGCCTAAAGGCCCTTGAACTTCTAAAGATGATTTTATCGTAGCTCTTAAGACCATTTTAAATgtgcccctctctccacccactttcccatctccctcttcctagaAATTATATATTCTGTGTTAGGTCCACATTTAGATGAGCCAATATCTGATTGTCCATTCAACTTCCATTCACCTGGTCTCTGAATTTGCTCACAATTCCTTGAGATTCTTGGCAGCAGACTTCTAACTTTGCACATGCTAGGTGGCCTCTGGCTTCCGACAATTTAGTACCCAAGACTGGCTCATGTACATCCTTTTGCTGTGTATTGTGGCCCCTGAAATGTGGTTATGCCGATGCGGAAAGCCCCCCCCACACTTTTGATAGTACCCAGCCAACTTCCCTCCAGGCTcctggtttttggtttttgtttttttaatcccaaCAGCATACACATTTCCATTTCAAACCTTTGCCCACTCACACAAAACCCCGAGCCACCTTCCAAACTCTTACTCCAAACGTTAGCTTCCCAGTTTGTTTCAGACTCTACGTCTATGCTAGTTAATCAGCTGACAAGCCTGGCAAAGTTCTTCCTGGACACAGGTATGAGGTTTTAGCTCCTGAGGGTTAGATTTGCCCTGTGTTCCTAAAAGTGGAGCCATGGGGGTGTCATTTACCCTGTGTCAAGGGATAGAGAGTAGGGAAGAATCCACTTCCAAAGTTGCAGTCTGTACTGGATAAAGATAGACTGGGTTCTTCTGCTctttcatcatcaccaccatcaatatcatttattAGGTATCTCCTATGTGCTGGGTagtataatagcagtaataataataatagtaatgccattattattattattatgattatgattattattaataatagtagtgcaatggcattcattgagagcCTGCTGAAttcactgtattgtactaagGGCTACTAGTTTGCAAACCTTTGGTGTGGGTCCTGGggtggtggaataataataatgttggtatttgttaagcacttactatgtgccaagcactgttctaagcgctggggtagacacaggggaatcaggttgtcccacgtggggcttagtccccattttacagatgaggtaactgaggcacagagaagtgacttgcccaaagtcacacagctgacaagtggcagacctgggattcaaacccatgacctctgactccaaagcccatgctctttccactgagtggaaTCTCCATCACCCTTTGGATTGAAAAATGAGAATTGATAGGTCAGTCCCCGTGTGCTGGCAGGGTGgcaccctccccctgccttcccccttaAAGTCCCCTGGAACTCAGGTGCCAGGTCTTTAACCTAAAATAACGTGAGGTCATCTGGCCAACAGAGTACAAAAAAATCCTCCAATCCCCATCAGCGGGATGGGTCTAAAAATTAGGCTGTCCTTGTGAACCTCCTGGTTGACCACAGGGGACAGTTTTGAGACCATAGCCCTGTCTTACCTCTCTTCTCCTAAGGTACTCAAAAGTGAAGCTCCGGTCCTTGTTTTATTTTAGTCCCTGGGGTCCTCTTGCTCCTTGGACCTTTCCTAGAGGTAGGCAAAAATGAAACTTAAAAAATCGGTTTGGCTTTCCCACAGTTCACTTCCAAATTCTTCAATTTGAGATTAAATTGACAACCTGCCTTCctctgagcatttaggagagaaaACATAATCTCCCAAGGCGGATGAAATGCAGGAATTTAGCAAAGAAGTTAATCATCTTCCTGCCTTCCAAGCCATCCTGGGAAAGTATTCTTGGTTAGCCTACTGGGCATTTCAGCTAGTTCATAATAAGGAGCTCTTATAGGAAAAGCGAGGATGGGATTGTTCCCTTCTCTAGAAATACCCAGGCTGAATTATTTTTGCTCCATGTTCCTGGGGCAAGGCCTTCTTCACTTGATCCTTGCTACTCCTTAGCCATATGAGTTGAAAATTCCAACACTTCCCCCAGAATTGTTCAAGGTTCAAGGTCTCTGGGAATTCCCAAAGAATGTTTAGACATTTCCCTTGTGATTCCATCTGCTCCCAGCCTAGGAAGGTCCTGGAACTCCCATTAGTAAGCAGACATGCCCACTCCAAGGAGGCAATAGTAATGATCCCCTGAAACTGTTGGAGTGAGGTTCCCGTGACTTGCTCATCCCAAATCTCTGATGATGAGTCCTGAAAAGACCTAAAATGGTGGCTCTTAGTTTTTTCAAGCCTGCCCCCTCCCAGtcctcttctccattctccctctggctCAAAAAATTTGTACTCTAGTTTTCCTCTGTGtgttttttaatcgtatttgttaagcgcttactatgtgtcaaacaccattctaagcactggggtaggtacaagttaattagatcatatgtccccatctcacatggggcttacggtctaagaaggagagagaacaggtattcaatcccccttttagcgttgaggaaactgaggcacagagaagttaagtgtcttgcccaaggtcatagaacaagcatttggcagagacgggattagaacccaggtcctctgactcataggcccgtgctctttccactggacaacaCTACTTAAATGAAACCTCTGTCAAGTAACATGTTTCTAGTACCGCAATGTGGGAGTAATGGTATTGGACACTGTAGAATGAACTATCTTGTCCCCTGTTTGCTCCTCCAGGAACAGGACTTCCAAATCCCAAATCTGATGGGATCACCCGGCTGGAGTGTGGGAAAGAATTGTGGAAAGTAGATCTCCAGACTTCCAAGAGGGAGGCCTTGAGAGGAGCTCATGCAGGTGAGGAGTGAATGAGGTCTGATCAGATCTCAGTATGGAGACCTGAGATCCCTGGgattttcctcttcctgccctaGATGTTTGAGCATCTTAACTTTAATTCTCCATTCCCTGTAGCCCAAGGTGTGGGTAAAATCTGCACTGTCTCTCCATTCTCTCAGGTTTGGGGAGCAAGGCGAATCCAAAACGGGAAATTTCTGAGGATGTGGAACTGCAGGGGCCATTACCAGGACGGTCCAGAAGTGTGGTCCCCCAGCGCCCTGATCTGGGAAAAGACTGTGAAAGTGAGTGCAGACCCGGGAAGCAATGGGGGAATCCCTCGGGAGAGAAATTAGGGAGACTCATTTCCCAGCAGAGAGATTTAGGGAAAGTCATAGGTCACCAGAGACATTTCATGGGGGAGAAATCCTTTAAATTCCTCAAATACGGAAAAGGCTTTGGCCTGAACTCCCATCTTATGATGCATCCGATGGTCCGCCAGAAAGAAAACCCCCACAAATGCAGCGAGTGTGGGAAATGTTTTGGTAGGAGCCGGAGCCTCATTAGGCACCAGAGAATCCACACTGGGGAGAAACCTTTCAAATGCCTGGACTGTGGGAAAAGCTTCAATGACTCCTCAAACTTTGGTGCCCACCAGAGAATCCACACGGGAGAGAAACCCTATAAATGCAGCGAGTGTGGAAAATGCTTCAGCCAGAGCTCCAGCCTTATCATACACCACAGAACCCACACGGGAGAGAAGCCCTACAAATGCAGCGAGTGTGGGAAAAGCTTCAATAACAGCTCCCACTTCAGCGCACACCGGCGCATCCACACAGGGGAGAACCCGTACAAGTGTGGTGATTGTGAAAAGAGCTTCAGTAACTGCACCCGCTTTAGAGAACATCGGAGAACCCACACGGGAGAGAAGCCGTATTCGTGCCTCCAGTGTGGGAAAAGCTTCAGTAAGAGCTCAGCTCTCTCCAAACACCGAGAAATCCACGTGAGAGAAAAGCTACTGACCCAGCCTAGACCTAATTACACACCAGAGAACCTGAAAGTGCGAGAGACTCTGTAGAGGAAATTAGTTGAGGTAACCTTAGTACAAAGATCGCATCTCTCGGCTCAGGATACCCATGTGGCTTAAaaaattttccctctctcctggaaccaATCTTCTGTTAGATCGGAAGTGAAACTCCCCAGGGAGATGGAAATGACAAGACCCAGATCGCATCCCACCTCTGCTTCTGAGCCATTGAATCAGCTCTTCAGTAGGCCCTGACTTCCCCTTGTAGTAAAAAGGGGAAGGTGGGTGGCCTGTTCGTGAATTCAGCAAGCGACTCTGTCAGGTGTGTAGTGGACAGTCCTGCCTGTTGAATTACTGATTCTGGCAGCACTGAGGGCGTCCGGTCAAACGCAGGTGAAAGGTGCTTCTTCAGAGGGGTGGAAATGCCGAGGGCGGtgttgtctccccctccttcGTATGTGAATCTGCCCTTACCACGGTTACACCctcctggggctggaagggaCTTAGCTTCCAGGCAGAGCTGTAGTCCTAACCATCCCCAACCGTTGAATAAGGATCCTATTTTTAAAGCTATCTCTAGGTCACTGTGCAACACTCCTCAATAATCCATTCCAGTGTTTAACAAACCTCCTTGTCAGGAAGTTCTTCCGTATGTCTAGCCTAGGTCTTTTGTGCTGTagtttaagcccatttcctcttgttctttcCTCAGTAGAGAAGGAGAGCAGCTCGTCCCCTTCCTCTGAAAGCCTCCTCTAAAGATATAGGTCACCCTGTAACCTTCACGTCTCTAGCATAATCTCAGTTCTTTTAACCTTTTCTCACAGACTTGTTCCGATCTTTTAGTTGTCTTCAGTGTTTTTGTCTGAACTCTCCAAGTTTCTCATGGCCCCCTTAGAGTGAGTGGAATGTCTGCTCCTTGCCTTTATTGGAATAAAGTAGAATTTTGTGCCCATCCCTGCTTCTGAACTCTCCTGGTTACTATTGTTCGAGCGAAACCTCGAAGTTTGGTGCTTGTTAGGAAGTCTGCACCTTAAGATAGTAATTGCAGAGGTGCAACCTCACTCCTGGCTCCTTGTTTAGCCATGATTCGGAGGAGCCTGTGGAGTTGAGTCGCTTCCGGAGCCTGCGGCGGAGGGAGTTTGGAGACCCTGGCGAAAACCGGGACCAAGGAAAGCTCCAGTGCACCTTGGGCCTAGGAAGAACATGGTGTGGGATTGGTCTCCTGGGGATGTCACAGACCACAAGGCCCACAACCCCAGAACTGGTCTGAAAGCAGACCACCTTGGGTGCCAGAGCGGGAAGAGAAAGGCTCCTCAGTTATGTGTAATCACTCAGTGCATGTGTCTTCCTCCAGACCTCAGGGAGAGTGTTGGATGGTTCTGACAAGAGATTCCTAGAAGCACAATACCTAAGAGCCCTGGGGATTTCAGAATTTTTCCAATGCTCCCATGTCTAGCATGTCTGGACTGCTCCCTGCAGTATCCCTAAAGTCCTTGGAGGGTCAGGAAGAGGAGGTTCTCAAGAGACTGGGAATTTCTCCCAGGCTAAGAAGAGGTGCAGTTCCTCAGCTAAGGGAGAGTATTCCTTCTCAAAGGGTTACAGTCGGTTTTCCTGCAGTGTGGAAGTTGGGTTGTGGTGATACAGTGCCCAAAAGCATTTCTTCCCCAGTTTTACTGTGACTTATCCAGATAGAGGCACGCTATCAggagaacgttccctaattccacAAAGATGTTCTCACCCAAAGCCATTGTGAAAACTCGCGGGTTGGCAGAACAGATGGGAGTGATGGTGACGATGCCGGAGTCCCCACCGAGCCCCATTCTGAGACTTGGAGATCGAGAACCTCCGCGAAGAGGTTGACTATAGTCCATCGGCAGATTGAGTGTATTGCTAGTCTTCCCACTGGTGCAAGTTTTCAGTTGTGGTTGTTATGAGCTGGACAAGTCACCCCTAGGTGTCTGTGGGTTTCACAGAGTTCCTGAGCTGGGGAAAGGAGTACTGTAGGGGAACTAGTGGGGAAGGACTGatccaataatgatgataatagcaataatgcatttgtttagagaagcagcgtggcctaatgaatacagcacaggcctgggagtcagaaggacctggattctactaccgggctcccccacttgtttcttgtgtgaccttggccaagtcacttagcttctgtgtgccttgttactgcctctgtaaaatggggattaagagggattaagactttgagcaccttgtagggcagggactgtgtccagccctatttgcttgtatccatgctagtgcttagtccagtatctggcacacagtaagcacttaataaataccacaattattattattattgtcattattattattatgcacttgtgtgccaagcactgtgctaaaccctggaatagatacaagttaatcaggtcagacacaaccctaggccctcatgggactcacagtttaagtaggagggagaataggtatcataacctcattttacagatgaggaaatggaggtacagagaagccaagtgacttgcccaagctcacacagcagacaagtggcagagccaggattaaaacccacattctctgacttccaggctcatgctctttctactaggccaacgcTATCGCTCTTGTTCCCCGTgggatctcctctcccttctctccttttgacTCTCCGTATTTGTCCAAACCTTAGGCGTTGGCCTTTTATCCCACTTAGGACTTGGGAAATTCTGATCCTTACATTCTGATCCTTACACTCAGTTCTTTTGCACCCAGAGGAATTTCAGGAGCAgatagagaaaagagaaagaccaCTCAAGATGGGAGTCTAATCTGCAATGTGCCGGGAAAGGATCAAACACCCCAGGGTTGTCaatgtgaaatgatttacccactGATTCTGATCTGAAATGTTATGTGTCCATGTGTCCACATATGTCATCCGAAACTTTAGATCGTAGACTCCCAAAAGGTATTGACCATTTCTCTTTTTAGTTTAAACTCGGTACAATATTTAGGTCAGTATCATGTGCACggtcgtgctcaataaatatgttttcttgataataatgttgtgaGAGGTGGTATGGGAGGTAATTTTGGCAAAGGGGCAGCCTGCAGTGGGtttgtgctttggggtggggatttgagaagcagcacggtctagtggaaagagactaagcatgggaatcagagatcctaggttctaatcctggttccaccacttgtctactatatgATCCTGGGCAATTGACTTgaattttgtgcctcagttccctcatctacaaaatgggaattcaatccctgtcctccctcctacatagactgtgaccccaatgtgggacttgattaccttgtatctagcccagtgcttagtacagtgcttgacactaatgccattattattattattattatttcctgggaaTAGAGGCAGTAATTgtcatggtatttcctgagtaaaTCAGAcagtgcaatgtactgtactgtaAGATATGGGGAAGTTCAGCAGAAGCAAGAGACCAAATCAAGAAAGCCACAGTTAGGCAGGCCTGGGTAAAGACTTCACtggggaggaataataattagaatactaattggggtatttgttaaacatttactatatgtgaagcactgagctaagcactggggaagtagaggataatcatgttggacagtctctgtcccacatggggctctcactcaaagtgggaaggagaagaagtattgaaaccccattttacagatggagaaaatgagacccaaagaagctaagtaagttgcccaaggtcacctagtaggCAAGGAGTGGAGGCGGggtaaggacccaggtcctctgactcacaggcccgggtgctttccactaggccacactgcttcccgcatTTCCTTTTTCTGTGAAAATCCTCAAAGCGTGTTTGTTGTGTAAATCAGTTCTCATGTGCCTTGTCTCCCCCTATCATCGGAAGACACATGTTGGGCAGAAACCATATCTCTT includes:
- the ZKSCAN2 gene encoding zinc finger protein with KRAB and SCAN domains 2 isoform X1; this encodes MATALGPQIQPSLGQEGRLIMKVEEDSSWAQEPTPREDDTDSETFRKRFRRFRYEEVAGPHEAFSKLWELCCRWLRPEMRSKERILELLVLEQFLTVLPREIQTWVWDRCPESGEEAVALVVDLEKEPGRPRKRGQVASETPAPLGALWEFPSFQMERVETQLEGVSREEGAESPHSGPREPLNRKEEVQPLQESALPAPWVPALPEEGSTRDQEMMASLLTAGAQGPATQADMTRYLSHEKWGRLVPAHRDRHRGVVQENYGTVVPLGFQVPAADVTPRLERGEEPWAVALQGSKEREFPRGSHAGEKRGRHDHLPTRREGKTWRDQQQQWGLEDEKIAGVHWGYEETKTFLAILKESRFYETLRACPRNSQVYGAVAEWLRECGFLRTPEQCRTKFKSLQKSYRKVRSGNVLEPCAFYEEMDALLNSANTPPADIPEEAASPLRPGGSSAGTEEPGGWEPEKPGREVMAEESDGDEMGLEEPGLEPEISGAPALFQNPSGVHWGYEETKTFLAILNETRFYETLRAVHRNSQVYGAVAERLRECGFLRTAEQCRTKFKGLQKSYRRVRSGHVLEPCAFYEEMDALMNARAPGPSRDALEMSSPPLRQGGGGGDAEEQEPGGWDPEEPAEAMGEDSDGEGMGFEEPDVPGAPTLFQSLSGVHWGYEETKTFLAILNETRFYETLRAVHRNSQVYGAVAERLRECGFLRTAEQCRTKFKGLQKSYRRVRSGHVLEPCAFYEEMDALMRTQATGPSAGIAEESTSPPGQGGSGVETDERDPGSWDHKDASEEGMAEESDGDEIGIEELTQEPEGSRAPVLFQNTNRTGLPNPKSDGITRLECGKELWKVDLQTSKREALRGAHAGLGSKANPKREISEDVELQGPLPGRSRSVVPQRPDLGKDCESECRPGKQWGNPSGEKLGRLISQQRDLGKVIGHQRHFMGEKSFKFLKYGKGFGLNSHLMMHPMVRQKENPHKCSECGKCFGRSRSLIRHQRIHTGEKPFKCLDCGKSFNDSSNFGAHQRIHTGEKPYKCSECGKCFSQSSSLIIHHRTHTGEKPYKCSECGKSFNNSSHFSAHRRIHTGENPYKCGDCEKSFSNCTRFREHRRTHTGEKPYSCLQCGKSFSKSSALSKHREIHVREKLLTQPRPNYTPENLKVRETL
- the ZKSCAN2 gene encoding zinc finger protein with KRAB and SCAN domains 2 isoform X2 — encoded protein: MATALGPQIQPSLGQEGRLIMKVEEDSSWAQEPTPREDDTDSETFRKRFRRFRYEEVAGPHEAFSKLWELCCRWLRPEMRSKERILELLVLEQFLTVLPREIQTWVWDRCPESGEEAVALVVDLEKEPGRPRKRVASETPAPLGALWEFPSFQMERVETQLEGVSREEGAESPHSGPREPLNRKEEVQPLQESALPAPWVPALPEEGSTRDQEMMASLLTAGAQGPATQADMTRYLSHEKWGRLVPAHRDRHRGVVQENYGTVVPLGFQVPAADVTPRLERGEEPWAVALQGSKEREFPRGSHAGEKRGRHDHLPTRREGKTWRDQQQQWGLEDEKIAGVHWGYEETKTFLAILKESRFYETLRACPRNSQVYGAVAEWLRECGFLRTPEQCRTKFKSLQKSYRKVRSGNVLEPCAFYEEMDALLNSANTPPADIPEEAASPLRPGGSSAGTEEPGGWEPEKPGREVMAEESDGDEMGLEEPGLEPEISGAPALFQNPSGVHWGYEETKTFLAILNETRFYETLRAVHRNSQVYGAVAERLRECGFLRTAEQCRTKFKGLQKSYRRVRSGHVLEPCAFYEEMDALMNARAPGPSRDALEMSSPPLRQGGGGGDAEEQEPGGWDPEEPAEAMGEDSDGEGMGFEEPDVPGAPTLFQSLSGVHWGYEETKTFLAILNETRFYETLRAVHRNSQVYGAVAERLRECGFLRTAEQCRTKFKGLQKSYRRVRSGHVLEPCAFYEEMDALMRTQATGPSAGIAEESTSPPGQGGSGVETDERDPGSWDHKDASEEGMAEESDGDEIGIEELTQEPEGSRAPVLFQNTNRTGLPNPKSDGITRLECGKELWKVDLQTSKREALRGAHAGLGSKANPKREISEDVELQGPLPGRSRSVVPQRPDLGKDCESECRPGKQWGNPSGEKLGRLISQQRDLGKVIGHQRHFMGEKSFKFLKYGKGFGLNSHLMMHPMVRQKENPHKCSECGKCFGRSRSLIRHQRIHTGEKPFKCLDCGKSFNDSSNFGAHQRIHTGEKPYKCSECGKCFSQSSSLIIHHRTHTGEKPYKCSECGKSFNNSSHFSAHRRIHTGENPYKCGDCEKSFSNCTRFREHRRTHTGEKPYSCLQCGKSFSKSSALSKHREIHVREKLLTQPRPNYTPENLKVRETL